In the Afipia sp. GAS231 genome, CGGGATAATCTTCCTCCTTGATCCAATAGGCCCCGACTGCGGGAGGCGGTTTATCCTCGGAATTCGTCATACGTGTTCTCCCTGCAGATGCTGCCTGTCACTGACAGATCGAGGCGGGTCCCCCGCCTCGATCTGCCGTAAATCAGTGATTCGATCATTGATGAAATTTATCTCCGAATCGAAACGCGTCCCCTTGCAAAGTCGGGCCGCCGAAATTCCGCGATATCCCCTGGACGCCGATGGCAGCGTAGGCATGACAGTCGCTTCGCCATCCCGCCCTCCGCGTCGCTCTATAGCGAGCCGAAGACCATAGCTTCAAAACCGTCTTTGAGCTCACCCAAGGGGCCGTCTCTGATCGGCGCTTGTGGCGCAAAGCGGACATCCCGTAAATTGCCAATGCCCGTTAAGTGCCGAACCCGGAAGTCGCCACAGTCGATTTCGCCTTCAAATCGCTCGAGCGCTCGCTCTTACCTGTGTCACGGCGACGCCGGAGATCGCGAGCAGCCCGCCGACAATCAGCTTCGGGGTCATTCGGTCGCCAAGGAACAGCACGCTCGAAATCAAGGCGAACACCGGAAGCAGCAGACCGAAGGGTGCGACGCGGCCCATGGAGCATCGGGCGATCAGCCAGAACCAAAGCCCGAAGCCGGCAATTCCGCCGATGAAAATGGTGTAGGCGAGCGCCAGCCAGCCACGTTCATCCGCCGTGACAAGGCTTGCCAGTTGTCCATGTTCAATGAGTAACGACATCAACATGACCTGCGGCACCGTGAGTAGCGACGACCACCCCATCAACATCAGGGGATCAAAAGGGCCGTAGCGCTTGGTAAGGATGTTGGACACCGCGAATGCGAAGGCTGCCCCGACCACAAGCAGCAGCGGAAGCGCGTTGGCCGACAGGCCAGGCCCCGCTGCCAACACGACCACGCCGGCGAATCCAAGCACCACTCCGGCGGACGTAGTTAAAGACGGCCTCTCCGCGAGCAACGGCCAGGCCAACAGGACGGTGAAGGGCGTGGCGAGTTGTAATGCGACGGCCGACATGCTTCCCGAGCCGAGCCCAAGGCCAACATAGAACAGCCCGAAGTTCAGTCCACCAAGGAAAAACGAAATAGCTGCGATAGGGCCGATCTGTCGACGTGTGGGTCTTTTGACGAACGGAACAAGCAGCAGCGCGATGGCCACGAAGCGCAGTGCGAGGAAGAAGAGAGGCGGAAACTCCGTAACGCCCACTTTGATGGCCACGAACTGATAACCCCAGAGCAAGGGGACGGCCACCGCACAGACGATCTGGAGGGCAGACATGGCATTCTTCCTTTCAAGACCATTCGGTCCAGATATAAGCGCGCTAACAGCGGAGCCGTTCATGGGTTGTCTACTTGATGAAGCGGGCGATAAGAGCGTCAACGGTGGCTTGCGACGTGATCCGTGTCGGTGCCGTTTTACCGACCACGCGCAGCCCCCAGAAGAAACAGACGAGAATTCGGGCCGCACTTGAAGGCTCAACGCCATCGGCCAACTTGCCCGCCGCCTTCACACGGGAAAGTGCATCAGCCACCCGGGCCTCCACGGCTTTGAAGTAGCTCCCGATGCGACGATCAACCTCAGCGTCATGGCCAGCCAGTTCCATGGCTGTGGCCAGCAGCAGGCATCCGCGCCTGCCATTGGCACCGCTCGCCCGGTCAACGTAGCCGGCAAGGTAGGCCCGCAGGCGGTCGACCGGCTCTCCGCGGGGGTCGAGTTCGATATCCATCCGTGTCAGGGCATCGGCAACGTAGCGATCGAGCGCCCGCAGGAACAGCGAGTGCTTGTCACCGAAAGCGGCGTAGAGGCTGCCACGCGAGAGCTTGGTCGCACGAAGCAGGTCCGGTAGCGCCGTGGCATGATAGCCGCGCGACCAGAACACCCCCATCGCGCGTTCGACAGCGGCTTCGGTGTCGAAACTTCGGGGACGGCCACGGGGCAACTGCACAGGGGTTTGGTGGCGCATGGCTGATATGTAGACCAACTGGTCTATATATCGCAAGTGACCGCTTCGTGAACTTGCGGCAGCGCCGTCATGCGCCAGGCAGTTAAATGGAGGGTGCAGCCCGGGACTGTCACCGGAACCGAGGTTTCGATTCACCCTGCCTTAAGGCAAATCTCGCTAAAACCGGGCTGCCGGCCTGGCTTCGCAATGGGTCCGCGCCGGCTTTGCATCCAGACCAATGCGGGTAACGTGGACAACATCGCCCATCCCATCACTTTCGTGCTCGATGCCTGGCGGGGCCAGGTTTTCGATCCCGGCAAGCAGTTGGTCTTCGCCGCCCTGCTCGTGTTGCTGGGCGCTTACATGGGTTGGCGGTCTTCCTGGCCGCGCCGCGCGGCCGATGCGGCCGAAAGCGTGACGGCGACGCTGGCCATCATCAACATCAACCTCGTGCTGACGCCCGTCGTGTGGCTTTTGTCGGAGCACTTCAAGGCGCTTTATGCGTTGCTTGGAATACCGAGTGTGCCGGGCTCCGTCTGGGAGGGATTGCCGCTCTGGCTGCTCAGCCTCATCGCCATCCTGGCTCAGGATTTCGCCAACTATTGGAACCATCGCGCCATGCATTTGAAATGGCTGTGGCCGGTGCACGCAATTCATCATTCCGATCCTGTCGTCAACGGCTTGACGGCATATCGCATCCACATCCTGGAGGCGCTGGTGATGTGGGGCTCCTATATCATCATGCTGACGTGGCTCGGCATGCCCGCCGACGCAATAGGTGTCGGTGCGCTATTGCTGACGTTCCACAACGTCTACGTCCATATCAATGTCGACTGGGGCCACGGCCCGCTGCGCTTGTTGGTCGCCTCGCCGCGCTTTCACCGCTGGCACCATGCCGATGTGCCGGAGGCCCACGGCAAGAACCTCGCCAACGTCTTTCCGTTCTTCGACTGGATGTTTGGCACCTATCGCGTCCCAGGACCATGCGACACGCCCGTCGGCGCCGCCGGCATACCGCGCAACGACGTTGTGAAGCTGACATTGTGGCCGCTGCTGGAATGGGCACGGCTGGCGAGCCTGTGGGTCGAGGCAATGCGAGTCCGGATCGTCGGTTGGCTGGCGCGCGGCGCCGGCCTGGGCAAGGCCATGCCTTTCGACATCAAGGCAGACCAGAATTGCGTAAATTATGGTAACGCTGCAGTTAACCGCGCCGATCCAACAGGCGGTTGAAACCGGCAAATCAAAAGGGCCGGCCGGATGGTACGACATCCAGCCGGCCCTTTCGGTATTTAGGCGTTCGCGCCGCCGTCGACGGTCAGCGTCGAACCGGTGATGTACTGAGCCTTTGCGCTCGCCAGGAACGCGACCGCGTTGGCGATGTCCTCCGGTCTGCCATACCGGCCCAATGCCTGCCTCGATTGCGCGTCGTCAAGAAGGTCCGGCTCGAAATGCTGGGCAGCGCGCGCGGCTGGAAGGTGCGATGGGATGGGCCGTCGCCGCAGCGGCCATGGCGGCCTGGCCAGGCAACGGCTAAGTGCCGTAGCGGATGCTCAGGTGGTTGGATGCCACCATCCAAATATCGCAACAAAGAAACATCCGACCAAGGCACATCCTGATCTCGCCGATGTGCTGGATAATTTGGCCGGGGTCTACACGGATCAGGGCCGCACCGCCGATGCCGAGCCGCTTCACAAGCGGTCGGCGGCCATTCGCGCGAAGGCAGCAGCGAAACCGATCTGAACTGCAAAATGGGATCCACGCTTGCAGCGTGTCCTAGCGTTCGACCCGGTACAGGCGCCACCGTGCCGGCACGCCCTTGAGCTGGTGAAGGCCGCGATCCTGGAAGCGGACCTGGGATTGCGGCATCAGATCCCTGACCGCGCTCGAGACCAGCACCTCGCCGGCGCGCGCTTTCGCGGCGACGCGCGCACCGATGTGAAACGCGAGACCGACCACCTCGCCGCCGCTCACCTTGTATTCGCCGGCGTGCAGGCCCACCCTGATCTCCAGCCCGAGCGTGCGCACGGCCTCGTGGATCGCGGCCGCGCAACTGATACCGGCCGCCGGCGCCTTGAACGTCGCCAGCAATCCGTCCCCCGTCGTCACCACTTCCTTGCCGCGCGAACTCTTCAGCTCTTTACGGACGGCGGCGTAATAGTGATTCATCACCTGGGTCCAGCGGACATCGCCGAGCCGTGCTGCCTTTTCGGTAGACCGAACGATGTCGACGAAGAGGATCGTCGCGAGCGCCTGTTTGAGCTCGGGGTCGTTGGCGGCGGTTCGGCGCCGGGTCGCGATGCTTCCAGTCAGCGGTTCGTAGCGGTGGTTGCGCCGCCGCGCGATCGCGGCTTTCGCGTAATCGCTGGCACGCTGCACCGTGCGGCAACGAATGGTCTTGTCCCGCGGCGGAAGCGTCCAGTAGACCTTGCGTCCAGCTCCGACGCCATGGACCTCCACGGCGCCCCACTTCAGGAAGACCGCCGAACCAACCCGTCGAATGCACCATGCCTTTGACGTGTATCCGGAAACGTTCGACTGATGGACGCCGACGCGAAGGAAATTGGGCATGAACGTGCAACCGATCGAAAGGCCGTTGAGGCCTACCTGGGGTAAAGCGTAATCATAGCTTCCCGCATTGGCAACAGGACTCCCAAGATCCGCTTCCAAGCCTCACTCGCGCGTGATCATGCATGCGTCCGGGCTGCTGGACGGCGTCATGATGCGCCGTTTCGCTTCGAATTTCTCGCTCCAGCGATGGACGGTGATGCCCGTGTTACCGGCTGCCGCCCATTGGTCGTATTGCTGGTGTCCTGCGTCGGCAAGATCACTTCGTCCCTGCCGCATCAACGCCAGGATCATGGCCTGGCGCATCTCGAAGTCGTAATAGTCCTGATGGCGATCGCCGAAGACACCTGCGCGGATTTTCTCGGTGAGGTCGGTGGCTGGAACGCCGACGCGGCAGAGGGCGACGACGCTTACGAAGCGATCGAAGGGGCCGTTGTCTTGATAGATGCGCTCCAGCAGCGGTAGCGCGACCGGTCCCAGATCGGCCAATTTGTAAATCAATGACTCGCCGAGCGAGGCATAGTGGCGCCCTGATGCATCCCTCCAGCGCGCGAGCACGGCGCTGACGAAGCTCGGCGCTACCCGCCGAAAGTCCGCATCGGGAAGCGCGACCATCATGTCGCTCCAGATCTGCACATCGCGCGAATTTGGTTGCGTGGTGAGGGCTTCGGCCGCCGCGACCGCCAATCGTTCGGCGCGGCTGGCGATCAGGTCGGGTCTGGCCGTCAGAATCTTCAGGGTGAGCCCGGCCGTAGAACCGAGCGGATGGGCGAGCAGGCGATCGAGCTCGGCTGCCGCGGCCGCTTCGCCCAGATCTTGAGCCCGTTCGAGCGCCGCAGAGCCCGCGGCATAGATTTGTTCCGAGCGCGACGCGGGGCTGGAGGGCTGCAGGCCGAGACTTGCACCCACCAGGGCAACGTTGTCCGGATGTGGCCGCCAGCGCTCTGTCATGAAATGGTTCGGGCACTCCCAGCGGGAGCCTCCGCCGCTGACAAAGCAGCCGACGATCGGCAATGGCAGATACTGGTAGGGCGCGGCCTTGACCGACGCGACCTGGTGCTTGTCGTCGCCAGACGTGAGCGTGATCCTGTCGATGTGGCCTTCCGCGCCGATAATGCGCAATTCTTCCTGCGCAAACCGAAGCCGAACCACGGGAAGATCGGGCGTTTCGACCGTGGCGTAGAGGCAGAACGGCGTGCCGCCGATGGTCGTCTTGACGTCCCGCGTCACGGCGGCTTTCCAGCGCGCGTTTTCCGCGATGCGGTCGCAGAGCTCCGGCGCGCCGAGGCGCAGGGCCGTGAAGCGTGGACGGTCATCGCGCAGCGCAGGCGATATGGTTCTATCGCCGGCGTCCTCGTTCTCTTCGTACACGACGGACAGTGGATAGGTCAGCAGCAAGCGCTCCGCACTCGGCGCGTCATAGAGCTTTCCGAGGACGACGAGCGATTGCGTGCCCGGATCGAACGGCAGCGACTGGCCGGAATTCTCCGTCGCAATCTCTGCAGCGAGACGATCGAGCGCGACGTGCCCGTGGATGGCTACCGCAGCGTAGCCGAAGAACCAGGCAAGGCCGACGAGCGACCACGCCGGCG is a window encoding:
- a CDS encoding DMT family transporter is translated as MSALQIVCAVAVPLLWGYQFVAIKVGVTEFPPLFFLALRFVAIALLLVPFVKRPTRRQIGPIAAISFFLGGLNFGLFYVGLGLGSGSMSAVALQLATPFTVLLAWPLLAERPSLTTSAGVVLGFAGVVVLAAGPGLSANALPLLLVVGAAFAFAVSNILTKRYGPFDPLMLMGWSSLLTVPQVMLMSLLIEHGQLASLVTADERGWLALAYTIFIGGIAGFGLWFWLIARCSMGRVAPFGLLLPVFALISSVLFLGDRMTPKLIVGGLLAISGVAVTQVRASARAI
- a CDS encoding TetR/AcrR family transcriptional regulator; the encoded protein is MRHQTPVQLPRGRPRSFDTEAAVERAMGVFWSRGYHATALPDLLRATKLSRGSLYAAFGDKHSLFLRALDRYVADALTRMDIELDPRGEPVDRLRAYLAGYVDRASGANGRRGCLLLATAMELAGHDAEVDRRIGSYFKAVEARVADALSRVKAAGKLADGVEPSSAARILVCFFWGLRVVGKTAPTRITSQATVDALIARFIK
- a CDS encoding sterol desaturase family protein, with product MRQAVKWRVQPGTVTGTEVSIHPALRQISLKPGCRPGFAMGPRRLCIQTNAGNVDNIAHPITFVLDAWRGQVFDPGKQLVFAALLVLLGAYMGWRSSWPRRAADAAESVTATLAIININLVLTPVVWLLSEHFKALYALLGIPSVPGSVWEGLPLWLLSLIAILAQDFANYWNHRAMHLKWLWPVHAIHHSDPVVNGLTAYRIHILEALVMWGSYIIMLTWLGMPADAIGVGALLLTFHNVYVHINVDWGHGPLRLLVASPRFHRWHHADVPEAHGKNLANVFPFFDWMFGTYRVPGPCDTPVGAAGIPRNDVVKLTLWPLLEWARLASLWVEAMRVRIVGWLARGAGLGKAMPFDIKADQNCVNYGNAAVNRADPTGG
- a CDS encoding tetratricopeptide repeat protein gives rise to the protein MGRRRSGHGGLARQRLSAVADAQVVGCHHPNIATKKHPTKAHPDLADVLDNLAGVYTDQGRTADAEPLHKRSAAIRAKAAAKPI
- a CDS encoding adenylate/guanylate cyclase domain-containing protein; this translates as MPNFLRVGVHQSNVSGYTSKAWCIRRVGSAVFLKWGAVEVHGVGAGRKVYWTLPPRDKTIRCRTVQRASDYAKAAIARRRNHRYEPLTGSIATRRRTAANDPELKQALATILFVDIVRSTEKAARLGDVRWTQVMNHYYAAVRKELKSSRGKEVVTTGDGLLATFKAPAAGISCAAAIHEAVRTLGLEIRVGLHAGEYKVSGGEVVGLAFHIGARVAAKARAGEVLVSSAVRDLMPQSQVRFQDRGLHQLKGVPARWRLYRVER